Proteins encoded by one window of Gemmatimonadota bacterium:
- the coaD gene encoding pantetheine-phosphate adenylyltransferase, giving the protein MPPSRTAIYPGSFDPITRGHEDIVRRALRFADRVIVAVAQRATAPKQGLFSIGERVEMIREVFAGEPRVEAAEFDGLLVDFARSRGADLIIRGLRAVSDFEYEFQMALMNRRLWPEVETVFLAPDVSYSFLSASLVREIGLLGGEISGLVSPEVQAKMEARFREQREAEQGGREPRRHGGRR; this is encoded by the coding sequence ATGCCCCCCTCGCGCACCGCGATCTACCCTGGCTCGTTCGACCCCATCACGCGCGGTCACGAGGACATTGTGCGCCGGGCGCTTCGCTTTGCGGACCGCGTGATCGTGGCCGTCGCCCAGCGGGCGACAGCGCCCAAGCAGGGGCTGTTCAGCATCGGCGAGCGGGTCGAGATGATCCGCGAGGTGTTCGCAGGCGAGCCGCGAGTGGAAGCGGCGGAGTTCGATGGACTGCTGGTCGATTTCGCGCGCAGCCGCGGCGCCGACCTGATCATCCGGGGGCTGCGCGCGGTCTCCGACTTCGAGTACGAGTTCCAGATGGCGCTCATGAATCGCCGGCTCTGGCCGGAGGTCGAGACGGTGTTTCTGGCGCCGGACGTGAGCTACTCGTTCCTCTCCGCGTCGCTGGTCCGCGAGATCGGACTCCTGGGCGGCGAAATCAGCGGGCTGGTCTCGCCCGAGGTGCAGGCCAAGATGGAGGCGCGCTTCCGCGAGCAGCGTGAAGCGGAGCAAGGCGGCCGGGAGCCACGGCGCCACGGGGGCAGGCGGTGA